A genomic window from Silene latifolia isolate original U9 population chromosome Y, ASM4854445v1, whole genome shotgun sequence includes:
- the LOC141628317 gene encoding uncharacterized protein LOC141628317, producing MVGLRRHIGNGLSTRVWYDPWIAKTESRMVLSPLAGADDGLLVAELLNVEGSAWDMSKVRQFFHPFEHQRILNTRVGGNGEEDEWMWDLEKDGVYTVKSAYKALMGDYGIDEG from the coding sequence ATGGTTGGGTTACGAAGGCATATTGGTAATGGTTTGAGCACTCGGGTTTGGTATGACCCATGGATTGCTAAGACGGAGTCGCGGATGGTTCTTTCACCGCTGGCTGGGGCTGATGACGGGCTTTTGGTTGCGGAGCTGCTGAATGTGGAAGGTAGTGCATGGGATATGTCTAAAGTACGTCAGTTCTTTCACCCGTTTGAGCATCAACGTATTCTGAATACTAGAGTTGGTGGGAATGGGGAGGAGGACGAGTGGATGTGGGATTTGGAGAAGGATGGGGTGTATACGGTAAAGTCTGCTTATAAGGCGTTGATGGGTGATTATGGTATTGATGAGGGATAG